From a region of the Fischerella sp. JS2 genome:
- a CDS encoding YegS/Rv2252/BmrU family lipid kinase, which yields MFHTQYMKRSACLIFNPVAGQGDSEQELAQIRAILEPEIDLDIHFTTEEICADELAHDAVQRGVHAIIASGGDGTLSAAAAAVVGSDIPFGIISRGTANAFATALGIPDTIEGACKTILQGGTRIVDTATCNGYPMVLLTGIGFEAETVEKADRESKNRFGFLAYIIAGFKQLSELQSFDVKIETEDKVISTCAAAVTVANAAPATSVLAQGPAGLIIDDGLLDLTIVAPANRAAAIAATFHLFQTASAGSPAERNDIGYLRAKKFKITTDPPQKVVVDGEVLGKTPVEIECIPASLKVFVPLAEEELPPPEKLNGLPNLNIQVKETNESLDS from the coding sequence ATTTTTCACACACAGTATATGAAACGTTCAGCCTGCCTCATTTTTAATCCAGTTGCAGGTCAGGGCGACTCAGAGCAAGAGTTGGCACAAATTCGAGCTATCTTAGAGCCAGAAATCGACCTAGATATTCACTTCACAACAGAAGAAATCTGTGCCGATGAACTAGCACATGATGCAGTGCAAAGAGGAGTACATGCTATCATTGCTTCTGGAGGAGATGGTACTCTCTCGGCAGCAGCAGCGGCTGTAGTAGGTAGTGATATTCCGTTTGGTATCATTTCTCGTGGAACAGCAAACGCCTTTGCGACAGCTTTAGGCATACCAGACACAATTGAAGGTGCTTGCAAAACAATTTTGCAAGGTGGGACGCGGATTGTGGATACTGCCACTTGCAACGGTTATCCAATGGTACTGCTGACAGGTATTGGCTTTGAAGCAGAAACCGTAGAAAAAGCAGATCGGGAATCGAAAAATCGTTTTGGTTTTTTGGCTTATATTATAGCTGGATTTAAACAATTAAGTGAATTACAGTCATTTGATGTAAAAATTGAAACTGAAGATAAAGTAATTTCAACGTGTGCGGCAGCAGTAACAGTAGCAAATGCTGCACCTGCTACATCTGTTTTAGCCCAAGGGCCAGCAGGACTGATTATAGATGACGGATTACTGGATTTAACTATAGTAGCTCCGGCTAATAGAGCAGCTGCGATCGCAGCTACATTTCATTTATTTCAGACAGCTTCTGCGGGTAGTCCAGCAGAAAGAAATGACATTGGTTATCTACGAGCTAAAAAATTTAAAATTACAACCGACCCACCTCAAAAAGTTGTTGTTGATGGTGAAGTTTTAGGGAAAACTCCAGTAGAAATTGAGTGCATACCAGCAAGTCTAAAAGTTTTTGTACCCCTAGCGGAAGAGGAACTTCCTCCTCCAGAAAAGTTAAACGGATTACCTAACTTAAACATTCAGGTCAAAGAAACCAATGAAAGTCTTGATTCCTAA
- a CDS encoding glycosyltransferase, which produces MTRIAIITGTYKPQHCGVAHYTARLREVLKQEDIQSVVLTTYAAATEAKDSSVRGVVEDWRFTDLMSLVRALHLTNADILHIQHAAGTYGFDRAIFLLPLLLKATGYNKPIVTTVHEYGWWEWQPKYLPPQFLEWLKMWGQSRGWWDREDGFLLTLSNAIITTNAEAEKVLHQRLPQFQQRIFSIPIAANVEFTPVEQTTARENLRKICNWELNTIVIVFFGFLHPVKGLETLLNAFQKVLTTSPQARLLLVGGVESLALRGEEAKRYWDKLHALARELNLGNKVYFTGYLDAETASEYLAGADIGVLPFNHGLTMKSGSLLTLLAHGLPVIGTQHNIPLPSGMRVQLVPPRHVDALTDALCQLLNNPNQRSSIVEAGCAFVEQFSWSRIARSHLKIYQKNEIGVLQS; this is translated from the coding sequence ATGACTCGTATTGCTATTATTACTGGTACTTACAAGCCTCAACATTGTGGTGTTGCTCACTACACTGCACGTTTACGAGAGGTTCTCAAACAAGAAGATATTCAATCTGTTGTCCTCACTACTTATGCAGCTGCTACAGAGGCAAAGGACTCCAGTGTTAGAGGTGTTGTAGAAGATTGGCGTTTTACCGATTTGATGTCTTTAGTACGAGCACTACATTTAACTAATGCTGATATTTTGCATATCCAACACGCTGCTGGAACCTATGGATTTGATCGTGCCATCTTTTTGTTACCACTACTTCTAAAAGCGACAGGCTATAACAAACCAATTGTCACAACTGTGCATGAGTATGGCTGGTGGGAGTGGCAACCGAAGTATTTACCACCACAGTTTTTGGAATGGTTAAAAATGTGGGGACAAAGTCGCGGTTGGTGGGATAGAGAAGATGGGTTTTTACTAACTTTGAGCAATGCAATTATTACAACTAACGCTGAAGCCGAAAAAGTCCTTCACCAACGCTTGCCGCAGTTTCAGCAACGTATTTTTAGTATACCTATTGCTGCAAATGTGGAATTTACACCCGTTGAACAAACTACAGCACGGGAGAATTTGCGTAAAATTTGTAACTGGGAATTAAATACAATTGTCATTGTCTTTTTTGGTTTTCTCCACCCAGTCAAAGGATTAGAAACTCTCTTAAACGCATTTCAAAAAGTGCTGACGACTTCCCCACAAGCAAGACTATTACTTGTTGGCGGTGTGGAAAGTTTAGCTTTGCGAGGAGAAGAAGCAAAACGCTATTGGGATAAACTTCACGCTTTGGCAAGGGAATTGAATTTAGGCAACAAAGTCTACTTTACTGGCTATCTAGATGCTGAAACTGCCTCAGAATATCTTGCTGGCGCTGATATTGGGGTTTTGCCTTTCAATCACGGACTTACTATGAAAAGTGGTTCACTGTTAACTTTGTTAGCTCATGGTTTACCAGTTATTGGCACACAGCATAATATACCTTTACCCAGTGGAATGAGAGTACAGCTTGTACCCCCTCGTCATGTAGATGCTTTGACAGATGCACTCTGTCAGTTGCTCAACAATCCCAATCAACGTAGTTCTATAGTTGAAGCTGGCTGTGCTTTTGTAGAACAATTTAGTTGGTCGAGGATTGCGCGATCGCACCTCAAAATCTACCAGAAAAATGAAATAGGAGTCCTTCAAAGTTAA
- a CDS encoding MBL fold metallo-hydrolase: protein MKIFPTLLFLKEIDASGKSFMRIHHLNCGCMCPIGGALFDGFSRGLTACLVCHCLLVETNQGLVLIDIGFGERDVKAPSSRLSPFFMNLNRIKFEQKYTALAQIKQLGFDKSDVRHIVLTHLDFDHAGGLEDFPEATVHVMQTEFEAAQKRRGFISSQRYRPGQWDEVKQWKYYSPGGEPWFDFEAVRDLEGLPPEILLIPLAGHTRGHAGIAIETPQGWLLHAGDAYFYRHEMNTSKPRCTPGLRAYQSLMEVDRKARLYNQERLRGLSLSHNSDVRLFCSHDAIEFKTFAEQNKS, encoded by the coding sequence ATGAAGATTTTCCCTACTCTTTTGTTTTTAAAAGAGATTGATGCGTCGGGGAAATCATTCATGCGTATTCATCATCTAAATTGCGGTTGTATGTGTCCGATTGGCGGGGCGCTCTTCGATGGCTTTAGTCGCGGTCTAACAGCCTGCCTTGTTTGTCACTGCCTGCTCGTTGAGACAAATCAGGGGCTCGTTCTCATTGATATCGGTTTTGGAGAACGCGATGTCAAAGCACCATCGTCACGACTCAGTCCGTTCTTCATGAATTTGAATCGCATCAAGTTTGAACAAAAATACACGGCGCTTGCTCAGATTAAGCAGCTTGGCTTTGACAAAAGTGATGTCCGCCATATAGTACTTACTCACCTTGATTTCGATCATGCTGGTGGATTGGAGGATTTTCCAGAGGCAACCGTGCATGTGATGCAGACTGAATTTGAGGCAGCACAGAAACGGCGTGGCTTCATCTCATCGCAACGTTATCGTCCAGGTCAATGGGATGAAGTTAAACAATGGAAGTATTATTCGCCAGGGGGAGAGCCTTGGTTCGATTTCGAGGCAGTGCGTGATCTCGAGGGACTGCCACCTGAGATTCTCCTGATTCCGCTTGCTGGTCATACGCGCGGTCATGCTGGCATTGCCATTGAGACACCCCAAGGTTGGCTGCTACATGCAGGCGATGCCTACTTTTATCGGCATGAAATGAACACCTCCAAACCACGCTGTACTCCAGGTCTGCGTGCTTACCAATCGTTGATGGAAGTAGATCGCAAGGCTCGGCTCTACAATCAAGAACGGTTACGTGGGTTATCGCTCTCACACAATAGTGATGTGCGCCTGTTTTGCAGTCATGATGCGATCGAATTTAAGACGTTTGCTGAGCAAAACAAATCATAA